One segment of Rubripirellula amarantea DNA contains the following:
- a CDS encoding class I SAM-dependent methyltransferase — protein MARSSSESTKAKSKPTLAEQADKFVCYQKSVQTPEHEIEFFEQAYRDAYRKKPVVLREDFCGTFAVCCHWVASDKNRTALGVDLCPETLQWGREHNLAELSEEEQKRIRIVEQDVRKRNRPQADVLAAQNFSFWLFKTRKEVVDYFKIARSNLAAQGVMVMDMMGGGDCYDEGLVDKRTIKKGKKGFKYHWEQASFNPITRDASFYIHFKFADGSKLKRAFEYHWRFWTIPEVREMLAEAGFSESHVYWENEEDEDNPKWERSELAPSDPSWICYIVAVK, from the coding sequence ATGGCGCGATCCAGCAGCGAATCGACCAAGGCGAAAAGTAAGCCCACGCTGGCCGAGCAAGCAGACAAATTTGTCTGTTACCAGAAATCGGTCCAGACCCCCGAGCACGAGATCGAATTTTTCGAGCAAGCGTACCGCGATGCCTACCGCAAGAAACCAGTGGTACTGCGAGAAGACTTTTGCGGCACCTTCGCAGTGTGTTGCCACTGGGTCGCATCGGACAAAAATCGCACCGCCCTGGGTGTCGACCTTTGCCCGGAAACCTTGCAGTGGGGACGTGAACACAACCTTGCTGAATTGTCCGAAGAGGAACAGAAACGAATTCGTATCGTCGAGCAAGACGTACGCAAAAGAAACCGGCCACAAGCCGATGTCTTAGCAGCGCAGAACTTTTCCTTTTGGTTGTTCAAAACCCGGAAAGAAGTCGTTGACTATTTCAAAATTGCCCGCAGTAATCTTGCCGCGCAGGGTGTCATGGTCATGGACATGATGGGTGGCGGCGATTGTTACGACGAAGGCCTCGTCGACAAACGCACGATTAAGAAGGGTAAGAAGGGGTTCAAATATCATTGGGAACAAGCAAGCTTCAACCCGATCACCCGTGATGCATCTTTCTACATCCACTTTAAGTTTGCCGACGGCAGCAAACTAAAGCGAGCCTTTGAATATCATTGGCGATTCTGGACCATTCCAGAGGTTCGCGAAATGCTTGCTGAAGCAGGCTTTAGCGAAAGCCACGTCTATTGGGAAAATGAAGAAGACGAAGACAACCCGAAGTGGGAACGTAGTGAATTGGCACCGAGCGACCCGAGTTGGATTTGCTACATCGTCGCCGTCAAGTGA
- the polX gene encoding DNA polymerase/3'-5' exonuclease PolX has translation MDNAQIAKALEEMAELLEFRGENPFRIRAYQNGAKAIRELGESVAAVLSDPERDLAKIPGIGKTLVEKCQTLVETGSLPQLEELRKAVPAVVIQMARIPGLGAKKAVKLREELGIESLGDLRKACQEDQVAGLKGFGKKTQSAILDGLAIAEEAASRIYWSQADGLARAISDHMQKCKAITKMEWAGSYRRGRDTVGDLDLLVVASDREAAMDHLATYPDVSQTIGRGETKISIRLDKAFQLDMRCVEEDEFGAALQYFTGSQAHNIHTRKIAKEKGLKINEYGVFKIDDDTKIAGTTEKDVYEVIGLPWIPPELREDRLEFKLAQDGKLPTLVELKDIRGDLHMHTTATDGTHTIRDMADAAIERGLSYIAITDHSKRVSMAMGLDEKRLRQQWAVIDEIRNEYQGRLTILKGIECDILEAGGMDLADDCLAEADWVLASIHYGQKQPRDQITERMIGAIENPNVTAIAHPTGRLLNRRPAYEIDMDQVMAAAKQHGKFMELNANPARLDLNDLHLAKAKALGIPIVINTDAHSIDGLDVMGYGIIQARRGGLVAKDVANTQDWPELKKLIDVQH, from the coding sequence ATGGACAACGCTCAAATTGCCAAAGCCTTGGAAGAGATGGCTGAACTGCTGGAGTTTCGTGGCGAGAATCCTTTTCGCATTCGAGCCTACCAGAACGGGGCAAAGGCAATTCGCGAGCTTGGCGAATCCGTTGCAGCAGTCTTGAGTGACCCGGAACGTGACCTCGCGAAAATACCGGGCATCGGAAAAACGTTGGTTGAGAAGTGCCAGACCTTGGTCGAAACGGGTAGCCTGCCGCAACTTGAAGAACTTCGAAAAGCTGTGCCGGCGGTAGTAATCCAGATGGCTCGCATCCCTGGTTTGGGAGCCAAGAAGGCGGTCAAACTGCGTGAGGAACTCGGCATTGAATCGCTGGGTGATCTTCGAAAAGCCTGCCAGGAAGACCAAGTTGCGGGATTGAAGGGCTTCGGCAAAAAAACGCAATCCGCGATCCTGGATGGACTCGCGATCGCTGAAGAAGCGGCGTCACGAATTTATTGGTCTCAAGCGGATGGATTGGCTCGCGCGATTTCTGATCACATGCAGAAGTGCAAGGCCATCACGAAAATGGAATGGGCAGGAAGCTATCGGCGAGGCCGGGACACGGTCGGCGATCTGGATCTTTTGGTCGTTGCGTCCGATCGCGAAGCAGCCATGGACCACCTAGCCACCTATCCCGATGTGTCACAGACCATCGGACGCGGTGAAACAAAGATTTCGATTCGCCTGGACAAGGCATTCCAACTTGACATGCGATGCGTCGAGGAAGACGAGTTCGGCGCAGCACTTCAGTACTTTACCGGTTCGCAAGCTCACAATATTCACACTCGAAAGATCGCAAAGGAAAAGGGCCTTAAGATCAATGAGTACGGAGTCTTCAAGATAGACGATGACACGAAGATCGCGGGGACAACCGAAAAGGATGTCTATGAGGTAATCGGACTGCCGTGGATTCCCCCGGAACTACGCGAGGACCGACTAGAATTCAAGCTCGCTCAAGACGGCAAGTTGCCAACGTTAGTCGAGCTGAAGGACATTCGCGGGGACTTGCATATGCACACGACTGCCACGGACGGTACGCACACGATCCGCGACATGGCGGACGCTGCGATCGAACGAGGCTTGTCGTACATCGCCATCACGGATCACAGCAAACGTGTTTCCATGGCGATGGGACTCGATGAAAAACGCTTGCGTCAGCAATGGGCGGTGATTGATGAAATTCGAAACGAGTATCAAGGCCGCCTGACGATTTTGAAGGGCATCGAGTGTGACATCCTTGAAGCCGGTGGAATGGACCTAGCTGACGATTGCTTGGCAGAGGCCGATTGGGTTCTGGCGAGTATTCATTACGGCCAGAAGCAACCACGCGATCAGATTACCGAACGAATGATCGGTGCCATCGAGAATCCTAACGTCACCGCCATCGCTCACCCGACCGGCCGATTGCTCAACCGTCGTCCCGCTTATGAAATCGACATGGACCAGGTCATGGCGGCGGCAAAACAGCACGGCAAGTTCATGGAACTCAACGCAAACCCCGCCCGCTTGGATTTGAATGACTTGCACCTGGCGAAAGCCAAAGCTTTGGGAATTCCAATCGTGATCAATACGGACGCCCACTCGATCGACGGCTTGGACGTGATGGGCTACGGAATTATCCAAGCACGGCGAGGCGGTTTGGTGGCCAAAGATGTCGCGAACACGCAAGATTGGCCCGAGCTGAAGAAATTGATCGACGTTCAGCACTAA
- a CDS encoding sodium/solute symporter, with amino-acid sequence MIYEPSILAVVIFMLFVFFTVGLSFFLGRKAKSSEGYFAAHGQIPWAINGVAFAGDYLSAASFLGICGMIATYGYDGFLYSIGFLAGWIVALFVIAEPMKRLGKFTFADALDAKFNSRGIKAAAGVSTLVVSVFYLIPQMVGAGSLITPLLGFPHWVGVVMVGIVVIMIVVTAGMVSTTWVQFLKGSLLVIFSAVLVVMLLAQGLKTNDSFETIGPIASDMLADELLASQTLGGRDVMPPEDGWDNKRFVRLKDPKTIGFDIYSIDEVGDGQVVLRQAQATGTIEGIKTIDGAPLGAGPGEKQLRPVGHVSKLPDGKSETGSLGPLEFFNTIRDSEVILWGNETIVHDDGSKTKVYFQKPTEGTRVLRPGEHPKFKGIRGDKFIDKLNFLSLMLALFCGTASLPHILIRYYTVKDGAAARKSTIVGIATIGFFYVLTLYLGLGAMTSGALDLSDNNMAAPLLARSISPLLFAIISAIAFTTVLGTVSGLILASSGAVAHDLIGGVMGIELEGQAQVRVAKIAAVVVGVIAIVLGILFKELNVSYLVGWAFSIAASANLPALVMLLFWRGTTKEGIIASVVIGALSSLGWILLSADTYSAVYGLDPAGAIAPFSQPGIVTIPLAFVTLVVVSLMTQPKPSTAT; translated from the coding sequence ATGATTTACGAACCATCAATCCTTGCCGTTGTGATTTTCATGCTCTTCGTGTTCTTCACGGTAGGGCTGAGTTTCTTCCTTGGTCGCAAAGCGAAATCATCGGAAGGTTACTTCGCTGCTCATGGACAAATTCCTTGGGCCATCAATGGAGTTGCATTTGCCGGCGACTATTTGTCGGCTGCATCGTTCCTGGGTATCTGTGGAATGATCGCCACCTATGGCTACGACGGATTCCTTTATTCGATCGGATTCTTGGCCGGTTGGATCGTAGCTCTGTTCGTGATCGCTGAACCGATGAAACGACTGGGCAAGTTCACATTCGCCGATGCCTTGGATGCGAAGTTCAATTCGCGAGGCATCAAGGCTGCTGCCGGAGTGAGCACACTGGTGGTGAGCGTGTTCTACCTGATCCCGCAAATGGTGGGCGCCGGATCGCTGATCACACCGCTTCTCGGATTCCCGCATTGGGTCGGCGTGGTGATGGTCGGGATCGTCGTGATCATGATCGTGGTCACCGCCGGAATGGTTTCGACGACGTGGGTGCAGTTCCTAAAAGGCTCGCTACTAGTCATTTTCAGTGCCGTCCTTGTGGTCATGTTGCTCGCTCAAGGACTCAAGACAAACGATTCGTTCGAAACGATAGGTCCGATCGCGAGCGATATGTTGGCGGATGAACTGCTCGCCAGTCAAACCCTAGGTGGGCGCGATGTGATGCCGCCAGAAGACGGATGGGACAACAAGCGATTTGTCCGATTAAAAGATCCTAAGACAATCGGCTTTGACATCTACAGCATCGATGAAGTGGGCGACGGCCAAGTTGTGCTGCGTCAAGCACAAGCCACAGGCACCATCGAAGGCATCAAAACGATCGACGGTGCTCCGCTAGGCGCGGGGCCCGGCGAAAAGCAACTTCGTCCGGTTGGCCATGTTTCCAAGCTGCCCGACGGAAAGAGTGAAACGGGATCCCTAGGACCGCTTGAGTTCTTCAACACGATTCGCGACAGCGAAGTGATTCTATGGGGCAACGAAACGATCGTGCACGACGATGGCTCGAAGACCAAAGTCTACTTTCAAAAACCGACCGAAGGCACACGCGTATTGAGGCCGGGCGAGCACCCGAAGTTCAAAGGGATTCGCGGTGACAAATTCATTGACAAGCTTAACTTCTTGTCGCTGATGTTGGCGTTGTTCTGCGGTACAGCCTCGTTGCCACACATCCTAATTCGCTATTACACGGTCAAAGACGGTGCGGCCGCACGCAAGAGCACCATTGTGGGCATTGCCACCATCGGATTCTTTTACGTGCTAACGCTCTATCTTGGTCTGGGTGCTATGACCAGCGGCGCGCTGGATCTAAGCGATAACAACATGGCGGCACCGCTGCTCGCTCGAAGCATCAGCCCGTTGCTCTTTGCGATCATCTCGGCAATTGCCTTCACGACCGTTTTGGGAACAGTCAGCGGACTGATCTTGGCCAGCAGCGGAGCGGTTGCCCATGACTTGATCGGTGGCGTAATGGGAATTGAGCTTGAAGGCCAAGCGCAGGTACGCGTCGCCAAGATCGCCGCCGTGGTTGTCGGCGTCATTGCGATCGTATTGGGGATTCTGTTTAAGGAACTTAATGTTAGCTACCTCGTGGGCTGGGCATTCAGTATCGCCGCCAGCGCCAACCTTCCGGCACTTGTCATGCTGTTGTTTTGGCGTGGCACGACCAAAGAAGGAATCATTGCAAGCGTGGTGATTGGTGCCCTCAGCTCGTTGGGCTGGATCCTGCTTTCCGCTGACACGTACTCGGCGGTCTACGGGTTAGATCCCGCCGGAGCAATCGCTCCGTTCAGCCAGCCGGGCATCGTTACGATTCCGCTCGCATTCGTTACGCTGGTGGTTGTTTCCCTGATGACGCAGCCCAAGCCCTCGACCGCAACGTAG
- a CDS encoding DUF485 domain-containing protein — protein sequence MDHNDANPTSARQFNHKLGMILFVIYLLLYLGFVLINAFAADTMETTAIAGLNLAIVYGFGLIVAALIMALIYGMMCRDGSAEDEAEAALAAKAKADAKQEGK from the coding sequence ATGGACCATAACGACGCCAACCCAACGTCGGCGCGGCAATTCAATCACAAACTCGGCATGATCTTGTTTGTGATCTATTTGCTTCTTTACCTCGGCTTTGTGCTGATCAATGCCTTCGCCGCCGACACCATGGAAACCACCGCAATCGCGGGACTAAACTTGGCAATCGTTTACGGGTTCGGTCTGATCGTGGCCGCCCTGATCATGGCGTTGATCTACGGGATGATGTGCCGAGATGGTAGTGCGGAAGATGAAGCTGAAGCCGCTCTAGCCGCCAAAGCCAAAGCCGATGCGAAACAGGAGGGCAAGTAA
- a CDS encoding MBL fold metallo-hydrolase, which translates to MSQSQSATVIFLGTGTSVGVPAIGCDCAVCQSSDPRDNRTRCAIIVELPGGTLLIDTPPDLRTQFLREKIPLAHAVLFTHEHADHLFGLDDVRLFPFRLGSPVPLYCEPKVEKRIRHSFDYAFSKTKPTHPGARPQLEFHSINENDPFEILGASIIPIPLKHGPNFDVLGFRIGDFAYCTDTNEIPPESLERLQGVKTFVVGALRHHPHPTHFSVNEAIEVAKEVKAERTLLTHLGHDLGYRETMAKLPNGIELAYDGLRLTATL; encoded by the coding sequence ATGTCTCAATCTCAATCAGCCACGGTGATCTTCCTGGGCACCGGAACCAGCGTGGGCGTCCCTGCGATCGGGTGCGATTGCGCGGTTTGCCAAAGCAGCGACCCTCGCGACAACCGCACGCGATGCGCGATCATCGTTGAGCTTCCTGGTGGCACGTTGTTGATCGACACGCCACCCGACTTGCGAACGCAATTTCTGCGAGAGAAGATTCCGCTCGCCCACGCGGTCCTATTCACGCACGAGCATGCTGATCACTTGTTTGGGCTCGACGACGTGCGGCTGTTTCCGTTCCGACTCGGTTCACCAGTCCCGTTGTACTGCGAACCGAAAGTCGAGAAACGAATCCGACATTCGTTCGACTACGCGTTTAGCAAAACGAAACCGACGCATCCGGGTGCCAGACCGCAACTCGAGTTTCATTCCATCAACGAAAACGATCCATTCGAGATCTTGGGCGCGTCAATTATTCCTATACCGCTCAAGCATGGACCTAATTTCGACGTCCTTGGATTTCGGATCGGAGACTTTGCGTATTGCACGGACACCAACGAAATCCCCCCCGAGTCCTTGGAACGATTGCAGGGAGTGAAGACGTTCGTGGTCGGTGCGCTGCGTCACCATCCTCATCCGACTCACTTCAGTGTCAACGAGGCGATTGAGGTGGCTAAGGAAGTCAAGGCGGAACGAACGCTGTTGACGCACCTTGGTCACGACTTGGGCTATCGCGAGACGATGGCCAAATTGCCCAACGGAATTGAACTCGCCTACGATGGCCTCAGACTAACCGCCACGCTGTAA
- a CDS encoding TIM barrel protein: protein MIKNFSPGSLGINGRQSELIELALTYGFKGMDVDMQEMLRRAQRSEGGIADASKYLDAAKKQFDIKIGGFDLGINLDADEDAFVAAVGALHPVADLAKQLGAARAYCKLPAATDRLPYHEYFEAQTARLRQIAEVLGARDIKLGIGFSAGKELAEGKEFPFVRNVEGFVSLVKGVGSGAGFYVDTWDWVVGEGAMDQISELSVDQIVAVRLCSLTPEADPAKAQSFERVVPEADGLLNHVKLVAHLASIGFEGPISPGAHGKSYKGQTRESIVQAAQEAIDGIFTEAGLEVEALPKDTIEDIPYDPTPVM, encoded by the coding sequence ATGATCAAGAATTTTTCACCTGGTTCGCTGGGCATCAACGGTCGTCAAAGCGAGCTGATCGAATTGGCTCTGACCTACGGTTTCAAGGGCATGGACGTCGACATGCAAGAAATGCTTCGCCGCGCCCAGCGTAGCGAAGGCGGCATCGCTGACGCATCAAAATACCTCGACGCTGCTAAGAAGCAGTTCGATATCAAGATTGGCGGCTTCGACCTTGGTATCAACCTTGACGCCGATGAAGACGCATTCGTGGCAGCAGTCGGTGCTTTGCATCCCGTTGCCGACCTCGCCAAGCAACTCGGCGCCGCCCGCGCATACTGCAAGTTGCCAGCGGCTACCGATCGACTTCCCTACCACGAGTACTTCGAAGCTCAAACTGCTCGTTTGCGTCAAATCGCCGAAGTCCTCGGTGCACGCGACATCAAGCTTGGTATCGGCTTTTCCGCCGGAAAAGAATTGGCCGAAGGCAAAGAGTTCCCGTTCGTTCGCAACGTCGAAGGCTTTGTAAGCTTGGTCAAGGGAGTTGGTTCCGGTGCTGGCTTCTACGTCGACACTTGGGACTGGGTTGTCGGTGAAGGCGCGATGGACCAAATCAGCGAACTTAGCGTTGACCAAATTGTTGCGGTTCGATTGTGCTCGCTGACTCCGGAAGCCGATCCGGCCAAGGCTCAGTCGTTCGAGCGAGTCGTTCCTGAAGCCGATGGACTGCTCAACCACGTCAAGCTTGTCGCGCACCTTGCATCGATCGGATTCGAAGGTCCCATCAGCCCTGGCGCTCACGGCAAGAGCTACAAGGGGCAAACTCGCGAAAGCATCGTGCAAGCGGCGCAAGAGGCGATTGACGGAATCTTCACCGAAGCCGGTTTGGAAGTCGAAGCCTTGCCGAAGGACACGATCGAGGACATTCCTTACGATCCCACTCCCGTGATGTAA
- a CDS encoding translation initiation factor, giving the protein MTRLFAGTAFDIPPTCDDCGKLQSECICSAEQKAAAKAARQRDADRLSPGEQKARVNVENRKGGRKVTVVTGLTAKANDLPELLTKLQAVCGTGGTVKAKDDLIELQGDHADVIRKKLREIGYRL; this is encoded by the coding sequence ATGACTCGACTCTTCGCCGGAACTGCTTTCGATATCCCACCGACCTGTGATGACTGCGGGAAGCTTCAATCCGAGTGCATTTGTTCGGCAGAGCAAAAAGCGGCCGCCAAAGCGGCTCGGCAGCGCGATGCTGATCGGCTTTCCCCCGGCGAGCAAAAGGCTCGCGTGAATGTCGAAAATCGCAAAGGAGGACGAAAAGTTACCGTGGTTACCGGACTGACCGCAAAGGCTAACGACTTGCCCGAACTGCTAACCAAACTGCAAGCTGTCTGTGGCACTGGCGGAACGGTCAAAGCGAAAGATGACCTGATCGAACTGCAGGGTGACCATGCCGACGTGATCCGCAAAAAGTTGCGCGAGATAGGCTATCGACTATAA
- a CDS encoding sulfatase-like hydrolase/transferase, which produces MPNVFLRFAFPFLVAVCIASTVSAAEQRPPNVLMICVDDLKPTLGCYGDQHAVTPNIDALAARGLRFESAYCNQAVCAPSRNALMTGLRPQTIGIYDLGTNFRKAIPDATTMTTHFMNQGYRAEGLGKIYHIGQGNGNDAKSWSVPWWRPRGSQYVSKQNIANHWIDRMGMKRGPATESVDVADDAYADAKIAAEAVTRLERASKQPEQPFFLAVGFVKPHLPFVAPKKYWDLYDANALPMPEFTEAPENAPKFAKTNFGELLNYSDMRELKTIDEATTRHLIHGYYAATSYMDAQAGKVLDALDQLGLADNTIVVLWGDHGWHLGDHGMWCKHTNYEQATRIPFIVASSKTTGTETRAMVETVDVYPTLCDLTGVVAPEVIDGISFADVVTGSASSARPHVTHVYPRNGMIGRAIRDSRYRMVEWKKPAADADSATIELYDYVADPLETKNIASEQPQVVDAMRALLAKQPEAKPQWRSSEKSEKKAKQPTKKKIDRNVLFDRRDADGDGALTMDEFLTGQPDPKDAPARFPRFDKDGDGKLSREEFVMPGK; this is translated from the coding sequence ATGCCAAACGTCTTCCTCCGATTCGCGTTTCCGTTCCTCGTCGCAGTCTGCATCGCGAGCACCGTTAGTGCTGCTGAGCAGCGACCGCCTAACGTGCTAATGATTTGCGTTGATGATCTCAAGCCCACGCTGGGATGTTATGGCGATCAGCATGCGGTGACGCCTAACATCGATGCACTGGCTGCTCGCGGCCTTCGGTTCGAATCCGCGTACTGTAATCAAGCGGTATGCGCACCGAGTCGCAATGCGTTGATGACGGGGCTGCGTCCTCAGACCATCGGTATTTACGACCTGGGGACAAACTTTCGCAAAGCGATCCCCGACGCTACGACGATGACAACTCATTTCATGAACCAAGGCTACCGAGCCGAAGGACTTGGGAAGATTTATCACATCGGCCAAGGCAACGGCAACGATGCGAAGTCCTGGAGTGTCCCGTGGTGGAGACCGAGAGGGTCTCAATATGTTTCCAAGCAAAACATTGCCAATCACTGGATCGACCGCATGGGAATGAAACGAGGGCCTGCGACCGAGTCCGTCGACGTTGCCGACGATGCTTATGCGGACGCAAAGATTGCCGCCGAAGCGGTGACGCGACTTGAGCGCGCTAGCAAGCAGCCCGAGCAACCGTTCTTCTTAGCAGTTGGGTTCGTAAAGCCGCATTTGCCATTTGTTGCACCCAAGAAGTACTGGGACTTGTATGACGCAAACGCTCTACCGATGCCGGAGTTTACTGAGGCTCCGGAAAACGCGCCGAAGTTTGCGAAGACGAATTTCGGCGAACTGTTGAATTATTCTGACATGCGAGAATTGAAGACGATCGATGAGGCAACCACTCGTCATCTGATTCACGGATACTATGCCGCCACTTCGTACATGGATGCTCAGGCCGGCAAGGTGCTTGATGCATTAGATCAACTAGGATTGGCCGACAATACGATCGTGGTCTTATGGGGCGATCATGGCTGGCATCTTGGCGACCACGGCATGTGGTGCAAGCACACCAATTACGAACAGGCCACCCGTATACCTTTCATCGTCGCTTCGTCGAAAACAACTGGCACCGAAACACGAGCGATGGTGGAGACGGTCGATGTGTATCCAACACTATGCGATTTGACTGGCGTCGTTGCCCCAGAAGTTATCGACGGAATAAGTTTCGCCGACGTGGTCACGGGCTCAGCATCGTCGGCCCGCCCTCACGTTACCCATGTCTATCCTCGTAACGGCATGATCGGGCGTGCCATCCGAGATTCGCGTTATCGAATGGTTGAGTGGAAGAAGCCGGCTGCAGATGCCGATTCTGCAACAATCGAACTCTACGACTATGTTGCGGATCCGCTCGAAACAAAAAACATCGCCAGTGAACAGCCCCAAGTGGTTGATGCGATGCGCGCCTTGCTTGCCAAACAACCCGAAGCGAAACCCCAGTGGCGCTCGAGCGAGAAATCGGAAAAGAAAGCTAAGCAACCGACCAAGAAAAAAATCGACCGCAACGTTCTATTTGATCGTCGGGATGCAGACGGCGACGGGGCACTCACAATGGACGAGTTCTTAACCGGCCAACCCGATCCCAAGGATGCACCGGCACGGTTCCCACGTTTCGATAAAGACGGCGACGGAAAACTCTCACGAGAGGAATTCGTCATGCCGGGCAAATGA
- a CDS encoding vWA domain-containing protein, translated as MSWISTLSPMQWGLMAAVPVGIVLLYFLKLRREPVEVPSTFLWSRTIEDLHVNSLLQRLRRSLLLLLQLAAVLLAALALLRPGMRGESSTQGRSVFLLDTSASMNATDVDEAASRLDLAKKLIGQRIEQMSDDETAMLVTFSDRPDTVQSFTSDRRRLRDALDRVQATNFPTDILGALKAADGLANPRRSSEVGDVNDVQVAEALPADLYIYSDGGFQPVTEFNLGNLIPTYVGIGSDDPQNLAITAFSAERNLENPQQVQAYATVMNLGSQPVESSATLSMDGQFLDASSVSLAAGEQTGLSFSIESDEAVQLELKLDYDDDLATDNIAYAALSPLRNVNVLVVTPGNTPLELGLQTTKAAKICDSEFVSPDFLDSDAYRIRAVSGMDDLIIYDRCSPKVMPATNTFFIGALPPNKEVPNPDQNAADSEAAQAGWSWSTEKSSVALVDIDRTHPMMQYLELFSLLIFSGRGIDGPPGSVELVGADIGSMLVLAPRDGFQDMVLGFEIITTNDDGDSGTNTNWYAERSWPVFVLNVLRYLAGAAEASGAPSYRPGETVRVRLESAVTTAKLSLNDKTLRTLEPGPSGMIEVVETGEPGNYQIKEGDRLADLFAVNLFDQGESELKVAPSVELGYEQVASATASIEERQEYWRWLLVAVLGMLATEWWVYTRRVG; from the coding sequence ATGAGTTGGATTTCCACGCTTTCTCCGATGCAATGGGGACTGATGGCGGCGGTTCCGGTCGGCATCGTCTTGCTGTACTTTTTGAAACTTCGCCGCGAACCGGTTGAAGTGCCCAGCACGTTTTTATGGTCACGCACCATCGAAGATCTGCACGTGAACAGTTTGCTGCAGAGGTTGCGTCGTAGCCTGCTGTTGCTCTTGCAACTAGCGGCGGTACTGCTGGCGGCGCTGGCTTTACTTCGCCCGGGGATGCGAGGCGAATCGTCGACGCAGGGTCGATCCGTTTTCCTGCTTGATACGTCCGCGAGCATGAACGCGACCGATGTGGACGAGGCGGCATCGCGATTGGATCTGGCCAAGAAACTAATCGGGCAACGCATTGAGCAAATGTCGGACGACGAAACCGCGATGCTGGTGACGTTTAGTGATCGACCTGACACCGTTCAGTCTTTCACTTCGGATCGGCGACGCCTGCGAGATGCTCTCGACCGTGTGCAAGCGACGAACTTCCCAACCGACATCCTAGGTGCTCTGAAGGCGGCCGATGGTCTCGCCAATCCACGTCGCAGTAGTGAAGTGGGCGACGTCAATGACGTGCAAGTGGCCGAAGCGTTGCCGGCGGATTTGTACATCTACTCGGACGGTGGATTTCAACCGGTGACAGAATTCAATCTTGGAAACTTGATTCCCACCTATGTTGGCATCGGCTCGGATGATCCCCAGAACCTTGCCATTACAGCGTTTTCGGCGGAGCGGAATCTCGAAAATCCTCAACAGGTCCAGGCTTACGCGACCGTCATGAACTTGGGATCGCAGCCCGTGGAAAGCTCAGCGACGCTTTCGATGGACGGACAATTCTTAGACGCATCATCCGTGTCGCTGGCCGCAGGAGAGCAGACGGGCCTGTCGTTTTCGATCGAAAGCGACGAAGCGGTGCAGTTGGAATTAAAACTTGATTACGACGATGATCTCGCCACGGACAATATTGCTTACGCTGCATTGTCACCGCTGCGAAACGTGAACGTGCTGGTCGTCACGCCCGGAAACACGCCACTGGAACTTGGATTACAAACGACCAAGGCCGCCAAGATTTGCGACTCGGAGTTTGTGTCGCCGGACTTTCTGGACTCTGATGCGTATCGCATTCGTGCTGTTTCGGGAATGGACGATCTCATCATCTACGATCGCTGCTCGCCCAAGGTGATGCCGGCAACCAACACCTTCTTCATCGGAGCGTTGCCTCCGAACAAAGAAGTACCTAACCCTGACCAGAATGCTGCGGATTCTGAGGCGGCACAGGCAGGTTGGTCGTGGTCGACGGAGAAGTCATCCGTCGCGCTGGTCGACATTGATCGTACGCATCCGATGATGCAGTACTTAGAATTATTCTCGCTGCTGATCTTCAGTGGGCGTGGAATCGACGGACCGCCTGGTTCGGTGGAACTCGTGGGTGCTGATATCGGATCAATGTTGGTGCTGGCTCCTCGCGATGGTTTCCAAGACATGGTGCTAGGATTTGAAATCATCACGACGAACGATGATGGGGACTCCGGAACCAACACCAACTGGTACGCAGAACGATCATGGCCGGTGTTCGTACTCAACGTCCTGCGGTATCTCGCGGGTGCAGCCGAAGCCTCTGGCGCCCCTTCGTATCGCCCCGGTGAAACCGTTCGAGTGCGGTTGGAAAGCGCTGTCACAACAGCAAAGCTGTCGCTCAACGACAAGACACTTCGCACGCTTGAACCTGGACCATCAGGCATGATCGAGGTCGTTGAGACTGGCGAACCGGGCAACTACCAGATCAAGGAAGGTGACCGGCTAGCGGACTTGTTCGCCGTGAACTTGTTCGATCAAGGCGAGAGCGAATTGAAGGTTGCTCCCAGCGTCGAACTGGGGTACGAGCAGGTCGCATCGGCGACCGCCAGCATCGAAGAACGGCAAGAGTACTGGCGTTGGTTACTGGTCGCCGTCCTTGGAATGCTGGCCACTGAATGGTGGGTCTACACCCGTCGCGTTGGCTAG